The Aquila chrysaetos chrysaetos chromosome 25, bAquChr1.4, whole genome shotgun sequence genome includes the window CTCCGTGTCTGCTGGCCCGGCTTGTCGTCTCAGCCGGTCCCTTGCAGCCGGCAGCGAGCCTGCCTGCATGGCCGCACGGTGCTGGAGAAGCAGCGGTGGGGAGCagttgcttttctctgcctgccccaCCGCGTCCTCTGGCCAAAGTGAGAGCTCAGAAACTCTCTCTGACCtcacttaaaaattaagcaagaAGGGCAAATAAAAGAATTGGGCTTAGAGCAGAGGGGTTGATGTGAGGTGCGTTGGGAGGGAGCTGGTGTGTGCTTGTGGCAGGAGGTACAGCCAGAGAACAGGTTACCTGGCACCCGTCGGGGCTGCTGTCTGTGTTGTTGGAGCTGGGGGAATTTCAGTAACTCAAGGGAAAACGTGTCTCCTGGCCCCACAGTGCCATGGCTGCTCTGTTACTGCCATCAGGTTCTGCTCTGTGGACAGGCACGTGCTTACACTTAGGACACCGTCTTGGCACCGGCTGTCAGCCGGTCCCCGCTCTTCGGTCTGGCCGGGTCCCCAGGCCGGGCTCTCTGCCCGGCTCAGGCTCCAGGAGCTGGTACAGAGCAGGTGAGAGGCAGCgagggggctgccggggggaCAGCGTGCCGGGCCCAAGGGATGTCCTTTGGCTGCACCTGCACGAGTGACCGGGGCAGCAGCTTGCTCAACTGGCTGCTGCATCGCGGCCAGCGGTGAGCCcgggtgctgctctgctccttggCATCGGGGATGGCCATGCTGGCCCTGCCTCTGCCTGAAGCCGTTTGGGTCCCCGTGCTGTTTGCTGATCCCTGTTTGCCGAGAGGGTGAGGCTGGCGTGTGTGCCGGACTGCGGCGGCTGAGCTGGCGCTTGCTGTACAGGCGCCGTACACggaagcagcagctcctcttcccAGCGTGAACTTGCAGTTACTCCCTCAACATCAAGATAGCTGAAATCTGTAGCTTTGAAGGCCTGGGCGAGCATTAATTGCATTTCTGGCATGAAAAGTCACCCAACTCGTTCGTTTCTGGAAGGAGCCGGTAGTCAGGCTGTTCGTGTCACCTTTAGAAAGGGAGTTGTGGCTGGGAACAGCCGCGCAGCAGATCATCCCCGCTGGCAGGAACGCTGGctctgggggagaggggaagggctGGACCGGCCCTGGGACTGTGCCGGTGGGATGTGACTGGTGCTTCAGGAGCCAGGGACCACGGATGCCACACGCTGCCGGTAGTGCTGCTCACTGCGAGTGCAGCAACCTTAGTGCCAAGGCTTAATGCCATGGATTGATAAAACACAGCACCTCCAAAGAGCCGTTAGCAGATGTGATTCTGTGCGTGTCCTGTGCAGGTGGAGCTGGAGGAACAAGCAGATTTAATATGCTGGtgcaaggaaataaattcttttcccTCCCAGTCTTGCCTCACTGGGGACGAGAAGGGACCTTGGGGCCCTTCCCCAGAGTCTGCTGCTGTGGCGTGCTCGGTGGGGGGCTGCTGAGCTGCCTGAGACGGCCTGGGCCACGGGGGCTCATCCCCCACTCTGGCCCTGCTCTCTAAGGACGGCATTTCTGTCCGTAGTGCCTCAAAGCCAGTGCTGTGACTGTCCCAGAAACACTGCTCTTCATATCCACTCTGGATGGAAACCTTCACGCAGTGAGTAAGAGCACAGGTGACATCAAGTGGACCCTGAAGGATGGTGAGTAACGATACGGGGGGTGCTCCCTGGGCTTGTCACTAGCCGGGGTTTGGGGATACACACCCCCAGCCTGGCTCTTGCTGGTTGGGCTCTGGGCCAGCAGTTCCTCCAGCCCTGGGGGACACTGCCAGCTCCCGCCCCAGGCACGGCCATGtgcagagaagagcagagggggggggggggtggtcagACCCCCACTGCCAGTGGTGCCTATTCTGGGTCTGAAATGCAAATAGACTGTGGACCTGGGCATGGCAGCGCATGGCTGCGCTTGGTAAACACTGCCACGTTGTCCCCGCTCGTAGGGAGAGGCTGCTGACGTCTGTGTTTCACTCTCTTTTTCAGATCCTATTCTGCAGGTGCCGGTTTATGTGGCAGAGTGAGTGTCATCCCCCGCGGGCAGGGTGCCCTTTCCAGTTAGGCAGCCTGCGAGCCGAGCAGGAGCCTTTCGGAGGTGCACGGCTGCCCTGATGAACTGACAGATTCACAGCAAGAAAGAGGAACCTCAGAGAAATGAACCTCCCAGCCCATGCCGTAGCATTGCCTTAAACCTACCCTTTGTGCTAGCACTTTGTGCATGATGATGAGGAATAGCTGCTCCCTGCGGCTGAACATGTAGCCTTTCTACAGACAGGGGAGAAGCTCTCACCACCACCACGCACAAAAGCGTAGGAGAGAAATTGAGGAAAATCCACCTGGAAgtgctgggggaaggcaggacaGCAGAGAGCTCCCCTGGGGCGGGCAGGGCACGGAGCCAGCACGGCTGGTAGGCACAGGGTGGCCGTATGGAGTTACAGTGCTGACCCAGAGTGGGAGTTCATCTCCTACCAAAGCCGGTGCTGGAGGTTTCCCAGAAAGGTCAAGCCCTGTAGCGAATCACCCTGGAGCAAACTGCTGAAGGGGTTTCCTTAGTGCAGCTCCTCTTTAGCCCTTGGCGCGTGCCCGGGGCAGGGGGCAGCTCACCTTtcatcctcctctctcctcctttccagaCCAGCATTCCTTCCAGACCCCAATGATGGCAGCCTGTATAtcctgggaggaaaaaacaaagaaggcTTGATGGTCAGTGGGGCTGCATGCATCCCGCCCACCCACACCCCTCGGGGTTCACCGGGCTGGGGGACCGGGCGGACCTGCTGGACAGGGCGAGCCCGGGGCCTTCGATTGCTCCAGCTTGTCCTTGGTGCCTGGAAGATGTCAGCTGAGTGGGTGTGGGGCAAATACAGCCGGcagcctttccttccccaccaccccGTCCTGCGCTGGGGTTGAGCAGTGAAGGCAGGCGAGGAGGAGGGGGCTGTCCGGGGGGacctctccttcccaccctgctCCTGAAGGCAGGAAGGCTGCTGCTCGGGGAGGTGTTTCTCTGACCCCGCATCCACGCTGCCGTCTGTGTTGCAGAAGCTCCCGTTCACCATCCCGGAGCTGGTCCAGTCCTCACCATGCCGCAGTTCGGACGGCGTGCTCTACACCGGTACGCAGAGCCCGGCCGCTCCGCTGgacccggggcggggggaggaggagaggctgcaCGGGGACCTTTGGGAACGTGTGTCCATGGAGGGGAGGGACAGGAGGAAGCCTGACGGGCGGCTCTTGGGGACAGACAGCAGGGCTGCGAgacagagaaaatgtattttcgTTCTCAGGGAAGAAGCAGGACACCTGGTTCATTGTGGACCCCAAGTCAGGAGAGAAGCAGACCACTCTCTCGACAGAGGCCTGGGATGGTCTGTGCCCATCAAGTCCCCTGCTCTACATCGGCCGTACCCGTAAGCCAGTCCTGCTCCCCGTTCATCCGTCTAGTCCCAGGAATGGGGTGCTGGGCGGTGACCTCATGCCCTGCTCTCGTCCCCAGAGTACGTCATCACCATGTACGACACCAAGTCGCGGGAGCTGCGCTGGAATGCCACCTTCTCCGACTACTCGGCACCGCTCTGCGAGGAGTCCTACCACTACAGTGAGTGCCCGCTGCGCAGATCCAGCTCCCCCGGCAGCCTGCTCGCAGCGGGaccctggctctgcagggacCCTGCGGTGATGCTGCCATGGCCAGTGGGTCTCGGCTGTGCCGATTGCTGGGGAAAACGGCTGCTGCGCCGGCCACAGCTCTCGTGGGAGCAGAGCAACAGGCAACAGCCCACAGCCGGTGGCAGGActgaggaggagcagaggggggGCAAAGCCCCACGGCCAGCACCGCTGCATCACCCCCTCCCTCTGGCTCTGCCTAGAAATGGCACACTTCGCCTCGAGCGGGGACGGGCTGGTGGTCACGCTGGACAAGGAGAATGGGGAGGTCCTGTGGGCGCAGAACTATGGCTCGCCCGTGGTCGGTATCTATGTGTGGCACCAGGACAGCCTCCGCCGTGTCCCCCACCTCAACCTGGCAATGGAGACCCTGCGCTACCTGACGTTCCACTCACAGGACATCCACCTCTTCAAGTGGAGCTACCAGTCCGTGAAGGACTTTGCCACCACCAAGACCCAGCTGCTGTACGTGGTTCCTGTGCAGTGGCAGCCGGTGGCGTTTGCGTTGCCTGTGCTTGGCCACTCTGATCCGTGATGGATGGAAGCCTGATGCTTGTCCCTGTCTTGCAGGCCAGCGCTTTACGTGGGGAAGTACGCGGCCAGCTTCTACGCCTTGACCTCCCTGGTCCATGGCAGCGTGGCTCTGGTGGTGAGTCTCCCTGCTGGCCCCTTCTGGGGTGAGCTGCGGCGGGTGCAGGTCCTGGCTGCACGGTGCTCCACAAGCTGTCGGACCCCCAGCCGCAGGGCATCACGCTGGCCAGGATCGACGGCCCCACCACGGATGATGTGACCATGAGAGAGTCGGGGGAGTGTGAGATCACGCCCAGCACCGACGTCAAGTACCCGCAGGGCAGCATCACCTCGCTCCACAACCAGTGGCTCCTAATAGGTGCGGACCCACAACGGGCACCAGCTTTCCCTGCGTCCTCGCTCCTGGAGGGTGCCCCGGAGAGCGGCAGCCTGAGCTGCCGGTGTGTTTTGGGGTGGCAGCCCAACCTGCTTTGCTCAGTGGGGTAAACGGGACCGAGGCTGTGACTCAGCCTCAGGGACTGCGGTGACTCTGGCTTGGGGCTGGTGGCAGCCCATCCTTGTCCTCTTCCCGGGACGGGGACCCTTTGAAGCGGGGCTCACAATTACCCATGCTTCTCGGTGTGCTATTGCGCACCGAGCCCTGCACGCAGATGCTGGGTTAATTAGCCTGCTCTGTGATTGCTGTCACAGGTGTGATGGCTGCATTGGCAGGTTTGGAAATCAGGGTGGTGTCTTGGGGTCGTGGCAGGGATCAGGCCCCCCACTGCGTGCTGAGAGCAGGGGACCTTGCCCTCTGCCTTTCTccactggctgctgctgctccaggtcCCCCTCTCTGGGCTGTAGCTGTGATGGTTTTTGCGTGTCCTGTGAGAAGCAACACCCCTTCTTCTGAAGAGCCAAAGCTGTCTGGCCAGGCCGTGTCGGTACTGGGGAGATGAGGGACTGATGCTGTGACCAGAGACCAGCTGATGGTTGTCTCTGTTCTCCTCCCACCACAGGGCACCACGAGCTGCCTCCCGTGGTCCACACTACGATGCTGCGAGCCTTCCCAGAGAACCTGAGGAAGACAACGGAAACCATCATCCCCAGGGCTCCTCCTGCCAGGACCGTGTTCGATGACGTGAGTGGCGGAGCTCTGCTGGGTCCCACCTCTGCGCTGGGGGGGAACCTCGCGCCGTGCTGGGTTGCCGAAGGGTCTGGGCCgcctggggctgggcagtgGGTCCCCAGCATGGGGTAGCACGGGGAGGGGGTCCTGCGTGCAGGGCTGTAGTGAGGAGGGGGTCCCAAACCTGAGTGCCCAGAGGTCCGTCCCTCTGGTGTCACCCAGCCCTGGGTGTGTGTTGCAGTTTCTGGCCCCGAGCAGCCCGGAGGAGCCGGCTGTCCGCAGCGAGGGGCAGTTCCAGCCGGACCCCGCGCCGAGGGAGCAGGTGGAGGTCTACCCCGAGGCCGGCACCTGGGACCTGGTGATGGCTGGCATCGGCACGGCTCTGCTGGGCGGGGGAATCCTGTTCCTCCTGCTCACGGTGAGTGGTGGCCGGTGGAAGAGCCCACCGCCTGCTGCACAAACACCACTTCTGAAGGGCCGGGGACCTCGTCCTTGTGGTGGAAGCAGCGGTGTTGTGGCTGCAGTGAGCCCCGCAGCGCCCATGCTGTCTTGTACGCTCTCGTGGTAATGAGCCAAGGTGGTGCGCGGCTTGCTGCCGGCTGGGCAAGGGACAGAGGGTGCACATGCTgccggggctgagccctgcCGATTCCCCGGCTCTGCTCTGGGTGCAGAAGCTGAGCGCTCCCGTGATTTGTGTTCcagaaactgcagaagcagcacgcggtgcagcagcagcagctggagaagcagattcagctcctgcagcagcagcaggagatgctgctccCGGGCCGGGTCTCCGGGGAGGGTGTCCCTGCAGAGcccggggagccggggctgAGCCGGGGAAGCGCATCACAGCTCTCGCAGAGCTCCGGCCCCTTGGCCCGCCTGAAGGACCTGGCTAATGGGGTGGTCAGCCCAGATCCAGCTGTCCCAGCGGCTGCTGCAGGTGTGTGCAGGTGGGAACAGGCAAGGTGCAAGGGGCTCTCTGTCGGTAGATATTGTTAcccacagcaggagcagagatgaGAGGGGATGCAGCCCAGCTGAGATGGGAGGAGATGCAAGATCTGCTCCTGGATAAGCATAGGCTACAAAAGCAATTGCAAGAGTAGGGCCGAAGAAACGGTCAGGTGGTTAAAGAACTGGATGTCCTTCGTAAAGGACTAAGGCTCATAGGGTGAAGGATG containing:
- the ERN2 gene encoding serine/threonine-protein kinase/endoribonuclease IRE2; the encoded protein is MGGLAAPLRPGLLRGLLGGRRLPLPLPLLLPLLLLPPPPPAQCLKASAVTVPETLLFISTLDGNLHAVSKSTGDIKWTLKDDPILQVPVYVAEPAFLPDPNDGSLYILGGKNKEGLMKLPFTIPELVQSSPCRSSDGVLYTGKKQDTWFIVDPKSGEKQTTLSTEAWDGLCPSSPLLYIGRTQYVITMYDTKSRELRWNATFSDYSAPLCEESYHYKMAHFASSGDGLVVTLDKENGEVLWAQNYGSPVVGIYVWHQDSLRRVPHLNLAMETLRYLTFHSQDIHLFKWSYQSVKDFATTKTQLLPALYVGKYAASFYALTSLVHGSVALVPQGITLARIDGPTTDDVTMRESGECEITPSTDVKYPQGSITSLHNQWLLIGHHELPPVVHTTMLRAFPENLRKTTETIIPRAPPARTVFDDFLAPSSPEEPAVRSEGQFQPDPAPREQVEVYPEAGTWDLVMAGIGTALLGGGILFLLLTKLQKQHAVQQQQLEKQIQLLQQQQEMLLPGRVSGEGVPAEPGEPGLSRGSASQLSQSSGPLARLKDLANGVVSPDPAVPAAAADAEPDVIVVGKVSFNPKDVLGHGAGGTFVFRGQFDGRNVAVKRLLPECFHLVDREVQLLRESDEHPHVVRYFCTEKDKQFHYIAIELCSATLQEYVESPSFDRRSLDPVSLLRQTMSGLAHLHSLSIVHRDLKPCNILISVPNRHGQIRAVISDFGLCKKLQGGRQSFSLRSGIPGTEGWIAPEVLQEAPKENPTCAVDIFSAGCIFYYVVSGGQHPFGDSLRRQANILSGSYQLSCLQEDAHDKLVARELIAAMISPEPQHRPSAPMVLMHPFFWSEEKQLQFFQDVSDRIEKEPAEGPIVSALESGGRSVVRTNWRMHISLPLQTDLRKFRTYKGGSVRDLLRAMRNKKHHYHELPADVQAALGSVPDGFVRYFTSRFPRLLLHTHGAMRVCAQERHFHSYYCQGAGSEGK